A part of Flavobacteriaceae bacterium GSB9 genomic DNA contains:
- a CDS encoding anthranilate synthase component I family protein — translation MRQKHYHKPKKIERFKRKALIWSQQFDDVVWLDSNQHNQRYSSYDAILAVDAFTSIQTDYNNAFDKLKEFNAYINDWIFGYLTYDLKNDVEALESNNFDGLEFPDLFFFQPKKIFFFKGDTVEVQYLNFVDNEFKEDLFDIENSGQVRGKVANPIKIKLRTHKDDYFEKVNTILGHIHRGDIYETNFCQEFYAENTLINAFETYQKLNDISKPPFAAFLKLKDKYALCASPERYLKREGNHVISQPIKGTAKRSDNIEEDSKLKLELSKDTKERSENIMIVDLVRNDLSKTAKKGGVQVEEMCKVYSFEQVHQMISTVVSEVESTTDPVDIIKSTFPMGSMTGAPKVSAMQIAEFQEETKRGLYSGAIGYFSPEGDFDFNVVIRSILYNQTKKYVSYSVGGAITAKSNPLKEYEECLVKAKAMRTVLEN, via the coding sequence TTGAGACAAAAACACTACCATAAACCGAAAAAAATTGAACGCTTTAAGAGAAAAGCCTTGATTTGGAGCCAACAATTTGATGATGTGGTTTGGTTAGACTCCAATCAACACAATCAGCGGTATTCAAGCTATGATGCTATTTTGGCCGTTGATGCATTTACTAGTATTCAGACCGATTATAATAATGCTTTTGATAAATTGAAGGAGTTTAATGCTTATATTAACGATTGGATTTTTGGGTATCTAACATACGATTTAAAGAATGATGTTGAAGCACTTGAATCCAATAATTTTGATGGTTTGGAGTTTCCAGATTTGTTTTTTTTTCAGCCCAAAAAAATATTTTTCTTTAAAGGTGATACTGTTGAAGTACAGTATTTAAATTTTGTTGATAATGAGTTTAAAGAAGATTTGTTTGATATTGAAAATAGTGGGCAAGTTCGTGGAAAAGTGGCTAACCCTATAAAGATTAAGCTAAGAACTCATAAGGATGATTATTTTGAAAAGGTCAATACAATATTGGGGCATATTCATCGCGGCGATATTTATGAAACCAATTTTTGCCAAGAATTCTATGCGGAAAACACCCTAATAAATGCGTTTGAAACCTACCAAAAGCTCAACGACATTTCTAAGCCGCCTTTTGCAGCCTTTTTAAAGCTAAAGGATAAATATGCCTTGTGCGCATCTCCCGAACGTTATTTAAAAAGGGAAGGGAATCATGTTATTTCACAACCTATAAAAGGGACAGCAAAGCGGTCGGATAACATAGAGGAGGATAGTAAACTGAAACTAGAACTTTCAAAAGATACAAAAGAGCGCAGTGAAAATATTATGATTGTAGATTTGGTACGCAACGATTTATCAAAAACCGCTAAAAAGGGTGGTGTGCAAGTAGAAGAGATGTGTAAAGTGTATTCTTTTGAACAGGTACATCAAATGATTTCTACGGTAGTTTCAGAAGTTGAAAGCACTACAGACCCTGTTGATATCATAAAAAGTACCTTTCCTATGGGCAGTATGACAGGCGCTCCAAAAGTTTCGGCAATGCAAATAGCTGAATTCCAAGAAGAAACAAAACGTGGCTTGTATTCGGGAGCTATAGGTTATTTTTCACCAGAGGGTGATTTCGATTTTAATGTAGTGATCCGCAGTATTTTGTACAACCAAACAAAAAAATATGTGTCGTATTCCGTTGGTGGTGCTATAACGGCAAAAAGTAATCCACTTAAAGAATATGAAGAGTGTTTGGTAAAGGCTAAGGCTATGCGAACGGTTTTGGAAAACTAG
- a CDS encoding outer membrane beta-barrel protein, with protein MKTNLIIALLLVCSTVFAQNTDEKFKILKNKWVLGGSLNLNFYDSEQKPLRDQIADSEHKSTSLGINPDIGYSVNNNLLLGVKSGFSFGNQESLNSQEYTYESNFETLSVAPYIRQYFPMGSKLAFNLEGGAIFTKRWEDSTNNSSDDILTRDASSVFVGITPGFSFVLSEKVFLYSNLGSMGYNYNTSESSGVEKSKNNLFSFNLFTTNLNFGLLVFL; from the coding sequence ATGAAAACAAACTTAATTATTGCCTTACTGTTAGTATGTTCAACCGTTTTTGCTCAAAACACAGATGAAAAGTTTAAAATCCTAAAAAATAAATGGGTTTTGGGTGGTTCACTGAATCTTAATTTTTATGATTCGGAACAAAAACCTTTAAGAGATCAAATTGCTGATTCCGAACATAAGAGTACTTCGTTGGGTATAAATCCAGACATAGGATATTCCGTAAATAACAATTTACTATTGGGGGTAAAATCGGGGTTTAGTTTTGGTAATCAAGAATCTCTCAATTCTCAAGAGTATACCTATGAAAGTAACTTTGAGACACTAAGCGTTGCGCCTTATATTCGACAATATTTTCCCATGGGTTCAAAGCTAGCTTTTAATCTTGAAGGTGGCGCCATTTTTACTAAACGCTGGGAGGACAGTACTAATAATTCCAGCGACGATATTTTAACAAGAGATGCATCCAGTGTGTTTGTGGGGATAACTCCAGGTTTTAGTTTTGTATTGTCTGAGAAGGTTTTTTTATATAGTAATTTGGGCAGTATGGGTTATAACTATAATACGTCGGAAAGCAGTGGTGTTGAAAAATCAAAAAACAACTTATTTTCCTTTAATTTATTTACTACAAACCTAAACTTCGGATTACTTGTGTTTTTATAA
- a CDS encoding S1/P1 nuclease: MKTKIALTVLFLLIVFQPVKAEPFWGATGHRVVGEIANQHLKAKTKRKLKKLLNRASLAFTSTFADEIKSDERYKEFYTWHYINMPLDEDYDITKQNPKGDLVSGINYCKSVIKDKNSNTEDKIFYLKFLIHLIGDLHQPMHVGLKEDRGGNDFHVQWFNKDTNLHSVWDNKMIEEYGMGYYELAKNADYLTKEEIKEIQKGSIIDWVNETHKITRKVYAQTQADDNLRYSYSYLFFGTVRSQLQKGGIRLAKVLNDLF; the protein is encoded by the coding sequence ATGAAAACCAAAATTGCCTTAACCGTATTATTTCTTCTTATAGTTTTCCAACCTGTAAAAGCAGAACCCTTTTGGGGCGCCACAGGACATCGGGTTGTTGGCGAAATAGCCAACCAACATTTAAAAGCAAAAACCAAGCGAAAATTAAAAAAACTACTAAACAGGGCGTCCTTGGCATTTACATCAACTTTTGCTGATGAAATAAAATCAGACGAACGCTACAAAGAGTTCTATACCTGGCACTATATAAACATGCCTTTAGATGAAGACTACGACATTACTAAACAAAACCCAAAGGGCGATTTAGTTTCTGGCATTAATTATTGTAAGTCTGTAATAAAAGACAAAAACTCCAATACCGAAGATAAAATCTTTTACCTTAAGTTTTTAATACACTTAATTGGCGATTTGCACCAACCCATGCATGTTGGCTTAAAAGAAGATAGGGGCGGCAACGATTTCCATGTGCAGTGGTTTAATAAAGACACCAATTTACACAGCGTTTGGGACAACAAAATGATTGAAGAATACGGCATGGGATATTATGAATTGGCCAAAAACGCCGATTATTTAACTAAAGAAGAAATTAAAGAAATTCAAAAAGGCAGCATTATTGATTGGGTAAACGAAACCCACAAAATTACGCGTAAAGTATATGCACAAACCCAAGCCGATGATAATTTACGCTACTCCTATTCTTACTTGTTTTTTGGAACAGTGCGTTCACAATTACAAAAAGGCGGCATTAGGCTCGCCAAAGTTTTGAACGATTTGTTTTAA
- a CDS encoding DEAD/DEAH box helicase — MATFNDLNLNTPLYNALNDLGFNTPTPIQAEAFGLVASGRDMVGIAQTGTGKTLAYMLPILKNLKFSKQDNPRVLILVPTRELVVQVVEEIEKLSKYINNRVLGVYGGTNINTQKQAVGQGLDIIVATPGRLYDLAVSRALQLKSIQKLVIDEVDVMLDLGFRHQLINIFDILPPRRQNIMFSATMTHDVDVLINDFFRNPERISIAVSGTPLENIEQKRYNVHNFYTKVNLLVDFLSDTETFNKVIVFVAYKRMADRLFEKLDEHFKEELCVIHSNKTQNYRLRSIEQFKEGVNRILVATDVMARGLDIDNVSHVINFDTPEFPENYMHRIGRTGRAERKGVAITFSTEKEKEHIENIETLMDMKIPLLKMPEHIEVSTELIPEERPQIKERNNPTKRKEDDATGPAFHEKKAKNQKVNLGGSYRREITKKYKKPKTRGDKNYNKRNKRK, encoded by the coding sequence ATGGCTACATTCAACGACCTAAACCTCAACACACCGCTTTATAATGCCTTAAACGATTTGGGGTTTAACACACCTACCCCTATTCAAGCCGAAGCCTTTGGCTTAGTAGCTTCTGGGCGAGACATGGTAGGTATTGCCCAAACAGGTACTGGAAAAACATTGGCCTATATGTTGCCCATTCTAAAAAACCTTAAATTTTCAAAGCAAGACAACCCACGTGTTTTGATTTTGGTTCCTACTCGCGAATTAGTGGTACAGGTAGTTGAAGAAATTGAAAAACTTTCAAAATACATTAACAATCGTGTTTTAGGTGTATATGGTGGCACGAATATCAACACTCAAAAACAAGCGGTTGGCCAAGGTTTAGATATCATTGTGGCTACTCCGGGCCGATTATACGATTTGGCGGTAAGCCGCGCTTTGCAATTAAAATCCATTCAAAAACTGGTGATTGACGAAGTAGATGTCATGCTCGATTTAGGGTTTAGGCACCAACTCATCAATATTTTTGATATTCTTCCACCTCGCCGACAAAATATTATGTTTTCGGCCACTATGACCCACGATGTCGATGTATTAATTAATGATTTTTTTAGAAATCCAGAACGTATTTCCATTGCTGTTTCCGGTACACCTTTAGAAAACATTGAACAAAAGCGCTACAATGTTCATAATTTTTACACTAAAGTCAATTTGTTGGTCGATTTTCTCAGTGATACAGAAACGTTTAACAAAGTGATTGTTTTTGTGGCTTACAAACGCATGGCCGACCGTTTGTTTGAAAAACTCGATGAACATTTCAAAGAAGAACTCTGCGTTATCCACTCCAACAAAACGCAAAACTATCGTTTGCGCAGTATCGAGCAATTTAAAGAAGGGGTTAACCGAATTTTAGTGGCTACCGATGTGATGGCACGTGGATTAGATATAGACAACGTTAGCCATGTTATAAACTTCGATACACCTGAATTTCCTGAAAATTATATGCACCGCATAGGAAGAACGGGACGTGCCGAACGCAAAGGTGTTGCCATAACCTTTTCAACGGAAAAGGAAAAAGAACACATTGAAAATATTGAAACTTTAATGGACATGAAGATTCCTCTTCTGAAAATGCCTGAACATATTGAAGTTTCAACAGAACTTATCCCAGAAGAGCGTCCTCAAATAAAAGAACGCAACAACCCAACAAAAAGGAAAGAGGATGATGCCACGGGACCAGCTTTCCACGAGAAAAAGGCTAAAAACCAAAAAGTAAATTTAGGAGGCTCTTACCGTAGGGAAATTACCAAAAAATATAAAAAGCCCAAAACTAGGGGCGACAAGAATTATAATAAACGTAACAAAAGAAAATAA
- a CDS encoding aldose 1-epimerase family protein, protein MFTLKNDLLKIAVKKTGAELCQITSVKHGTEFMWDANPDVWSSHAPNLFPIIGALKNDTYIFEGKKYNLPKHGLVRHNTDIEIYKLTEIKVTFKLSYNEKTLSNYPFKFELYVSFTLNGTSIEVEHIVKNIDSKTMYFSVGGHPAFKCPVFHNENYNGYILEFEHAENAKTHCINLENGLISQKTKPILSNSKVLHLTHDLFNEDALVFKDLKSKKVKLKSKNNGEILSVSYGDFPYLGIWAKPTGDYVCIEPWLGIADNETSNQNFVTKEGIMSLKPKNDFTATYTIEIHKALLV, encoded by the coding sequence ATGTTTACACTAAAAAACGACTTGCTTAAAATAGCCGTTAAAAAAACTGGAGCCGAACTATGCCAAATTACATCGGTAAAACATGGTACCGAATTTATGTGGGATGCCAACCCCGATGTTTGGAGCAGCCACGCGCCTAACCTTTTTCCTATTATTGGAGCGCTAAAAAATGACACTTATATTTTTGAAGGCAAAAAGTATAATTTGCCTAAACATGGTTTAGTAAGGCATAATACAGATATTGAAATCTACAAACTTACCGAAATTAAGGTAACGTTTAAGCTGAGCTACAACGAAAAAACACTGTCGAATTACCCTTTTAAGTTTGAATTATATGTGTCTTTTACACTAAATGGTACTTCTATTGAAGTAGAACATATTGTAAAAAACATAGATTCTAAAACCATGTATTTTTCAGTTGGAGGCCACCCAGCTTTTAAATGTCCTGTATTTCACAATGAAAATTATAATGGTTATATCTTGGAGTTCGAACATGCTGAAAACGCCAAAACACATTGTATAAACCTGGAAAATGGATTGATTTCGCAAAAAACCAAACCGATTTTAAGCAATAGTAAGGTATTACACCTAACTCATGATTTATTTAATGAAGATGCACTTGTTTTCAAGGATTTAAAGTCTAAAAAAGTAAAACTTAAAAGCAAAAATAACGGTGAAATTTTATCGGTTTCATACGGCGATTTTCCTTACTTAGGCATTTGGGCCAAACCAACTGGTGATTATGTTTGCATAGAACCTTGGCTAGGTATTGCCGATAACGAAACCTCCAACCAAAACTTTGTAACTAAAGAGGGCATCATGAGTTTAAAACCTAAAAACGACTTTACAGCAACATACACGATTGAAATACATAAAGCACTTTTAGTGTAA
- the ade gene encoding adenine deaminase, whose amino-acid sequence MRLQGNIVDIPNQRIFKGEIVSKNGKIISIEEKNHTNNTYILPGFIDAHIHIESSMLVPSEFARIAVKHGTVATVSDPHEIANVLGVEGLEFMIKNGKQVPFKFNFGAPSCVPATHFESAGATINSEAIKELLQNPDIKYLAEMMNYPGVLFEDAEVMQKIAWAKHFKKPVDGHAPGVIGDDISKYIEAGISTDHECFTKTEALEKLQKGMNILVREGSVAKNFEALIDLVPEHFENMMFCSDDKHPDDLILGHINQLCARALTKGVDVFKVLQMACINPIKHYNLDIGNLNIGDDADCIVVEDLKEFKIRQTYINGNLVFDNGETLFEKINFNTPNNFNCNKKSVSDFKIPVTSKKLRVIEALDGQLVTNGIIARPRIENGFWVSDTKTDILKIVVVNRYQNQNPALAFIKNFGLKEGAIASSVAHDSHNIIAVGVSDEAICKAINLVIENKGGICAISNTQEKILPLPVAGIMSDKDGKTVAKAYAELDGMAKRMGSTLNAPYMTLSFMALLVIPSLKLSDKGVFNGTDFKFTSLEVN is encoded by the coding sequence ATGAGATTACAAGGCAACATTGTAGATATACCAAACCAACGCATTTTTAAAGGAGAAATAGTTTCTAAAAATGGCAAGATAATTTCTATTGAAGAAAAAAATCACACCAACAATACCTATATCCTGCCTGGTTTTATTGATGCCCATATTCATATTGAAAGTTCAATGCTTGTGCCCAGTGAATTTGCTAGAATAGCGGTAAAACATGGCACGGTGGCAACGGTTTCTGATCCGCATGAAATAGCCAATGTATTGGGGGTTGAAGGTTTGGAATTTATGATTAAAAACGGAAAACAAGTACCATTTAAATTCAATTTTGGTGCACCATCCTGTGTGCCGGCAACACATTTTGAATCGGCTGGGGCAACGATTAATTCAGAAGCTATTAAAGAATTACTGCAAAATCCAGATATCAAATATTTGGCAGAAATGATGAATTATCCCGGTGTTCTTTTTGAAGATGCTGAAGTAATGCAAAAAATAGCTTGGGCTAAACACTTTAAAAAGCCTGTCGATGGGCATGCACCGGGGGTTATTGGTGACGATATTTCAAAATACATTGAAGCAGGAATATCAACCGACCATGAATGTTTTACCAAAACAGAAGCCTTAGAGAAACTTCAAAAAGGCATGAATATATTAGTTCGTGAGGGCAGTGTCGCCAAAAATTTTGAAGCACTAATCGATTTGGTGCCCGAGCACTTTGAAAATATGATGTTTTGTAGTGACGATAAGCACCCCGACGATTTAATCTTAGGGCATATCAATCAGCTTTGTGCCCGTGCGCTAACGAAAGGAGTTGATGTGTTTAAAGTGCTCCAAATGGCGTGCATCAACCCGATAAAACATTACAATTTAGATATAGGAAATTTAAACATTGGTGATGATGCCGATTGTATTGTGGTTGAGGATTTAAAGGAATTCAAAATTCGTCAAACCTATATAAATGGCAATTTAGTTTTTGATAATGGTGAAACCTTGTTTGAAAAAATAAACTTTAACACCCCTAATAATTTTAACTGCAATAAAAAATCGGTGTCAGACTTTAAGATTCCGGTAACTTCAAAAAAATTACGTGTTATTGAAGCGCTCGATGGGCAATTAGTGACAAACGGCATTATCGCGCGGCCCAGAATTGAAAACGGATTTTGGGTTTCAGATACAAAAACTGATATTTTGAAAATAGTGGTTGTAAATCGATATCAAAATCAAAATCCTGCTTTGGCATTTATTAAGAATTTTGGGTTGAAGGAAGGTGCTATAGCCTCTTCGGTAGCCCACGACTCTCATAATATTATTGCGGTTGGCGTTTCAGATGAAGCCATTTGTAAAGCGATTAATTTAGTTATTGAAAACAAAGGTGGTATTTGCGCCATTTCCAATACTCAAGAAAAAATACTTCCGCTTCCCGTGGCCGGAATTATGAGCGATAAAGACGGTAAAACGGTTGCAAAAGCATATGCCGAGTTAGATGGCATGGCTAAGCGCATGGGAAGTACTTTAAATGCACCTTATATGACCTTGTCGTTTATGGCTCTTTTGGTTATTCCGTCATTAAAACTCAGCGATAAAGGGGTGTTTAACGGAACCGATTTTAAATTCACATCGTTAGAAGTAAACTAA
- the tilS gene encoding tRNA lysidine(34) synthetase TilS, with product MLNQLKSHIETHLPFLNDSRLLIAVSGGIDSVVLTYLCHELNLDIAMAHCNFSLRGTESDADETFVEALAEDLNIEVFLQRFDTELYAEANKRSIQMAARELRYNWFEELSRQLKYDYILTAHHADDNLETFLINFSRGTGLEGLTGIPEINGRFVRPLLPFSSDDIERFAEKNRIKWRDDSSNKSVKYLRNKLRHEVVPILKQINPSLLQSFQSTLSHLGDASIIIHETIEAFLDKAAEKMENGQMRYKISEFKALKHPKAYLFEVFKAYGFNEWNDVANLLDAQPGKQLFSAQYRLIKDREYLLLVENQENNITEIKVEKKQKEVEMPMGVLFFDEVDAVLEEDAKTIFVDSDKLQYPLIIRKKQVGEVFYPLGMNGKKKKLSKYFKDEKFSLLDKENARLLCSGNAIVWVIGQRADHRFRVDKNTKSILRIELK from the coding sequence ATGTTAAATCAACTCAAATCCCACATTGAAACCCATTTGCCTTTTTTGAATGACTCGAGGCTTTTAATAGCTGTTTCCGGTGGAATAGACAGTGTGGTTTTAACCTATCTGTGCCATGAACTGAATTTAGATATAGCTATGGCACATTGTAATTTTAGCTTGCGCGGAACAGAGAGTGATGCCGATGAAACTTTTGTAGAAGCCTTGGCCGAAGATTTAAATATAGAAGTTTTTTTGCAACGTTTTGATACTGAGCTGTATGCCGAGGCCAATAAACGTTCTATTCAAATGGCCGCACGCGAATTACGCTATAACTGGTTTGAGGAACTGTCAAGGCAATTAAAATACGATTATATTTTAACGGCCCATCATGCCGATGATAATCTGGAAACGTTTTTAATCAACTTTAGCCGTGGCACGGGCTTGGAAGGCTTAACCGGAATCCCCGAAATAAACGGACGGTTTGTAAGACCGTTGTTGCCGTTTTCAAGTGATGATATTGAACGGTTTGCCGAAAAAAACCGTATTAAATGGCGTGATGATAGCAGTAATAAATCGGTGAAATACCTACGCAACAAATTGCGTCACGAAGTCGTACCTATTTTAAAGCAAATCAACCCGAGTTTGTTGCAGAGTTTTCAATCTACTTTGAGTCACTTGGGCGATGCTTCAATAATCATCCATGAAACGATAGAAGCGTTTTTAGACAAGGCTGCAGAAAAAATGGAAAACGGGCAAATGCGTTACAAGATTTCAGAGTTTAAAGCCTTAAAGCATCCTAAAGCCTATCTTTTTGAAGTTTTTAAAGCTTACGGATTTAATGAATGGAACGATGTTGCCAACCTCTTGGATGCACAACCCGGCAAGCAACTGTTCTCTGCGCAATACAGATTGATAAAGGATAGGGAATACCTCTTGCTGGTTGAAAACCAAGAAAACAACATCACAGAAATTAAAGTTGAAAAGAAACAAAAGGAAGTAGAAATGCCAATGGGCGTGTTGTTTTTTGATGAGGTAGATGCCGTTCTCGAGGAAGATGCTAAAACAATTTTTGTGGATAGCGACAAGCTTCAATACCCTTTAATAATTAGAAAAAAGCAAGTTGGCGAAGTGTTTTATCCCTTAGGAATGAACGGAAAAAAGAAGAAATTAAGCAAGTATTTTAAAGATGAAAAATTTTCATTGCTCGACAAAGAAAATGCAAGGTTACTTTGTTCTGGGAATGCTATTGTTTGGGTGATTGGGCAGCGAGCAGATCATCGATTTCGGGTTGATAAAAACACCAAAAGCATTTTAAGAATAGAACTAAAATAA
- a CDS encoding glucosidase has translation MVQKGQEAEKLKGAKPYKRWKKWGPYLADRQWGTVREDYSEHGTSWEFIDHDKARSNAFRWGEEGIAGFCDAREILCLAPAFWNGKDKILKERLFGLTNNQGNHGEDVKELYFHQASTPTHSYCKFLYKYPQNEFPYSDLVSGNQRSRDEFEYELLDTQAFKNNAYFDCFIEYAKADVEDILLKITVVNRGGNTAPIHVLPHLWFRNFWKHNQRHTRPEMKSISDDSVRSRSTRNGRYYFYHENGKQLFCENETNNKRIYNIPNDVDYVKDGINEHVVNGEPTVNPDKNGSKCAIWYQLKLKPGEEKSIRVRLSKTKLKSPWEDFDDVFNQRTQECEDFYNETLKQDLPENYRAIAKSAFAGLLWTKQFYYYDVFKWLFGGPGEIRPNRVNLRNFSWQHLTNRHIISMPDKWEYPWYAAWDLAFHMASFVEVDPHFAKEQLLLVLKENYMHPNGQIPAYEWNFSDVNPPVHSWAVWHVYEKDKNCTNKPDTKFLETAFQKLLLNFTWWVNQKDKSGTDLFEGGFLGLDNIGVFDRNHMPPGITRMQQADATSWMAMFALNMLRMSLELSKTNKIYEEAAAKFFRHFLNIAWAMHHIGKKDISLWDDEDNFYYDVVEMSSGVSDRLKVRSLVGVIPMFAVEIMHKDLFEELKEFRIRANEIIRTRPDLASLISNLDDPNDEGNYLFSIMRGFRLEHLLKRLLDEDEFLSDYGIRSLSKYHEKHPFVFQYHGYHQIQYEPGESRSNMFGGNSNWRGPIWMPLNYMIIQSLRKYYKFYGPSYQYEFPTGSGNKLNLKQIANALTKRLIKLYERNSEGRFQYHADDVDKKFAKDEHFRDLHLFYEFFDGDNGKGLGASHQTGWTALIANLIMEMDED, from the coding sequence ATGGTTCAAAAAGGTCAAGAAGCAGAAAAACTAAAGGGGGCTAAGCCCTACAAACGTTGGAAAAAATGGGGGCCTTATTTAGCAGACCGGCAATGGGGTACAGTGCGCGAAGATTATAGTGAACATGGAACATCATGGGAGTTTATAGACCACGATAAAGCACGAAGTAATGCATTCAGATGGGGTGAAGAGGGAATTGCAGGATTTTGTGATGCCAGAGAAATATTATGTTTGGCACCGGCATTCTGGAATGGTAAGGATAAAATTTTAAAAGAACGCTTGTTCGGATTGACCAATAACCAAGGAAACCATGGCGAAGATGTAAAAGAACTGTATTTCCACCAAGCCTCTACGCCAACACATTCCTATTGTAAATTCTTATATAAATATCCGCAAAATGAATTTCCATACAGCGATTTGGTGAGTGGCAATCAAAGAAGTCGAGACGAGTTTGAATACGAGCTCTTAGATACCCAGGCTTTTAAAAACAATGCTTATTTCGACTGTTTTATAGAATATGCCAAGGCTGATGTTGAAGATATCTTATTAAAGATAACGGTTGTAAATAGAGGGGGAAACACGGCTCCAATTCATGTGTTGCCACATCTGTGGTTTCGAAATTTCTGGAAACATAACCAAAGACATACACGCCCAGAAATGAAATCGATATCTGATGACAGTGTGCGCTCAAGAAGCACAAGAAATGGACGTTATTATTTTTATCACGAAAACGGTAAACAGCTATTTTGCGAAAATGAAACCAATAACAAACGTATTTACAACATACCAAACGATGTTGATTACGTAAAAGATGGTATTAATGAGCATGTAGTAAACGGAGAGCCGACTGTAAACCCAGATAAAAATGGATCAAAGTGTGCAATTTGGTATCAATTAAAATTAAAGCCAGGGGAAGAAAAAAGTATTCGCGTGCGTTTAAGTAAAACTAAGTTGAAATCGCCTTGGGAAGACTTTGATGACGTATTTAACCAAAGAACACAAGAGTGTGAAGACTTTTATAACGAGACTCTAAAACAAGATTTGCCAGAAAACTATCGGGCTATAGCAAAAAGTGCTTTTGCTGGTTTATTATGGACTAAACAGTTTTATTACTACGATGTGTTTAAATGGCTGTTTGGAGGGCCAGGCGAAATTAGGCCCAATCGTGTTAATCTTAGAAACTTTAGTTGGCAGCACCTTACAAACCGACATATTATTTCGATGCCAGATAAGTGGGAGTACCCATGGTATGCGGCATGGGATTTGGCTTTTCATATGGCCTCTTTTGTCGAGGTTGACCCCCATTTTGCAAAAGAACAGTTATTGTTGGTGCTTAAAGAAAACTACATGCACCCAAATGGGCAAATTCCAGCTTATGAGTGGAATTTTAGTGATGTTAATCCACCGGTACACTCTTGGGCGGTTTGGCATGTTTATGAAAAAGATAAAAATTGCACCAACAAGCCCGATACGAAGTTTTTAGAAACGGCTTTCCAAAAACTATTGTTGAACTTTACTTGGTGGGTAAACCAAAAAGATAAAAGCGGAACCGACCTTTTTGAAGGTGGCTTTTTAGGGCTTGATAACATTGGGGTTTTCGACCGAAACCACATGCCACCGGGAATTACAAGAATGCAACAAGCCGATGCCACAAGCTGGATGGCCATGTTCGCTTTGAATATGTTGCGTATGTCGCTAGAGCTTTCAAAAACCAATAAGATTTACGAAGAGGCAGCAGCCAAATTTTTTAGGCACTTTTTAAATATTGCTTGGGCCATGCACCATATTGGTAAAAAAGATATTTCGCTTTGGGACGACGAAGATAATTTTTACTACGATGTGGTTGAAATGTCCAGCGGTGTTAGTGATAGACTAAAAGTGCGATCACTGGTTGGGGTTATTCCTATGTTTGCCGTAGAAATTATGCATAAAGACCTCTTTGAGGAACTTAAAGAGTTCAGGATTAGAGCGAACGAAATTATAAGAACCCGTCCGGATTTAGCGTCACTGATTTCTAATTTAGATGACCCTAACGATGAAGGGAATTACCTCTTTTCAATCATGCGCGGTTTTAGATTGGAGCATTTACTTAAACGTCTGCTTGATGAAGATGAGTTCCTTTCAGATTACGGCATCAGGTCGCTTTCAAAATACCATGAAAAGCACCCGTTCGTATTTCAGTATCATGGCTATCACCAAATTCAGTATGAGCCGGGCGAAAGCCGTTCCAATATGTTTGGAGGTAACTCCAATTGGCGCGGACCAATATGGATGCCGTTGAACTATATGATTATACAGTCTTTACGGAAGTATTACAAATTCTATGGGCCAAGCTATCAATATGAATTTCCAACAGGGTCGGGCAATAAACTTAATCTTAAACAGATTGCCAACGCGTTAACCAAAAGGTTAATAAAACTCTATGAACGAAATTCGGAAGGAAGGTTTCAATATCACGCCGATGATGTCGATAAAAAATTTGCCAAAGACGAACATTTTAGGGATTTACATCTGTTTTATGAGTTTTTTGATGGCGATAACGGAAAAGGTTTAGGCGCCTCGCACCAAACGGGATGGACAGCCTTAATTGCCAATTTGATAATGGAAATGGATGAGGATTAA